A portion of the Synergistaceae bacterium genome contains these proteins:
- the dnaK gene encoding molecular chaperone DnaK — protein sequence MSKVVGIDLGTTNSCIAVQEGDVTTIIPSSEGSRTMPSVVAFTKEGERLVGQLAKRQAIVNGDRTVMSIKREMGTDHRVTIDGKKYTPQEISSMILQKMKRDAEDYLGEPVTKAVITTPAYFTDAQRQATKDAGAIAGLEVLRIINEPTAACLAYGENKQGEHKILVFDLGGGTFDVSILDVGEGVFEVLATAGDNRLGGDDWDMRIVDWIVDQFKKSDGIDLKNDRMALQRLREAAEKAKVELSSMPETTISLPFITADSTGPKHLEIGLSRAKFEEMTTDLLERTAKPARQALQDSGLSAAEIDKILLVGGSTRMPMVQKKIKELLGKEPTKGINPDECVAAGAAIQGAILAGDHKDIVLVDVTPLSLGLETLGGVFTKIIERNTAIPVSKSQVFTTAANSQTQVEIVVLQGERAMAADNVRLGKFVLDGIPPAPRGIPQIEVSFNIDVNGILNVNAKDKGTGKAQNISIHSSNLSKEDIERMKNQADEFEEEDKKKREMAEAKNEADSAAYAAERLIAENGDKMTPEEKGNINSGLDELRRLLAGEDIEAIRSAKDALERSMQEFSTRLYSQAQQEDSQDARDPSGPHDDSDGETVDAEFTDQGQA from the coding sequence ATGTCAAAAGTTGTGGGTATTGATCTGGGAACGACAAACAGCTGCATAGCCGTCCAGGAGGGGGACGTCACGACGATAATCCCCAGCTCCGAGGGCTCAAGGACGATGCCGTCCGTCGTGGCTTTCACCAAGGAGGGTGAACGTCTCGTCGGGCAGCTTGCGAAGAGGCAGGCCATCGTCAACGGCGACCGGACGGTGATGTCGATAAAGCGCGAGATGGGCACGGATCACAGGGTGACGATAGACGGCAAGAAGTACACGCCGCAGGAGATCTCGTCGATGATCCTGCAGAAGATGAAGAGAGATGCGGAGGACTACCTCGGCGAGCCGGTGACCAAGGCGGTCATCACGACTCCCGCCTACTTCACCGACGCCCAGCGCCAGGCGACGAAGGACGCCGGGGCCATAGCCGGGCTGGAGGTGCTTCGCATAATCAACGAGCCGACCGCCGCCTGCCTCGCCTACGGCGAGAATAAGCAGGGAGAGCACAAGATCCTCGTCTTCGACTTGGGGGGAGGCACATTCGACGTGTCCATCCTCGACGTGGGCGAGGGGGTCTTCGAGGTCCTGGCCACCGCGGGCGACAACCGTCTTGGCGGCGACGACTGGGACATGAGGATAGTCGACTGGATAGTGGACCAGTTCAAGAAGTCCGACGGTATAGATCTCAAGAACGACAGGATGGCGCTGCAGAGGCTTCGCGAGGCGGCGGAGAAGGCGAAGGTGGAGCTCTCCTCAATGCCCGAGACCACCATCTCCCTGCCGTTTATAACGGCCGACTCGACCGGGCCCAAGCACCTAGAGATCGGCCTGTCGCGCGCCAAGTTCGAGGAGATGACGACCGACCTGCTGGAGAGGACGGCCAAGCCGGCCCGCCAGGCGCTCCAGGACTCCGGCCTCTCCGCGGCCGAGATCGACAAGATCCTGCTCGTCGGCGGCTCCACCAGGATGCCGATGGTGCAGAAGAAGATAAAGGAGCTGCTCGGCAAGGAGCCGACCAAGGGGATCAACCCGGACGAGTGCGTGGCGGCCGGAGCGGCGATCCAGGGGGCGATCCTGGCGGGCGACCACAAGGACATAGTTCTGGTCGACGTCACGCCTCTCTCGCTGGGGCTCGAGACCCTGGGCGGGGTCTTCACCAAGATCATCGAGCGAAACACCGCCATACCGGTCTCCAAGAGCCAGGTTTTCACCACCGCCGCCAACAGCCAGACCCAGGTGGAGATAGTCGTTCTGCAGGGTGAGAGGGCGATGGCGGCGGACAACGTCAGGCTGGGCAAGTTTGTCCTCGACGGAATTCCCCCCGCACCGCGCGGCATTCCCCAGATAGAGGTCTCCTTCAACATAGACGTCAACGGCATCCTGAACGTCAACGCCAAGGACAAGGGCACGGGCAAGGCCCAGAACATCTCCATCCACTCGTCCAACCTCTCGAAGGAGGACATAGAGAGGATGAAGAACCAGGCCGATGAGTTCGAGGAGGAGGACAAAAAGAAGCGCGAGATGGCCGAGGCAAAGAACGAGGCCGACAGCGCGGCCTACGCGGCCGAGCGTCTCATCGCGGAGAACGGAGACAAGATGACGCCGGAGGAGAAGGGTAATATCAACTCCGGGCTCGACGAGCTCAGGCGTCTGCTTGCGGGCGAGGACATAGAGGCGATACGCTCCGCCAAGGATGCGTTGGAGAGGTCGATGCAGGAGTTCTCTACCAGGCTCTACTCCCAGGCCCAGCAGGAGGATTCGCAGGACGCCCGGGATCCGAGCGGCCCGCATGACGATTCGGACGGCGAGACAGTGGACGCGGAGTTCACCGACCAGGGGCAGGCGTAG
- the dnaJ gene encoding molecular chaperone DnaJ, whose protein sequence is MNGGGTEDLYKVLGVPRDASAADIKKAYRQLVRKYHPDANPGDKEAEERFKRINQAYEVLSDSNKRSQYDQFGTVGDMPGGGSPFEGFSGMGDIFGDIFDSVFGGLGGRRRPSPDAPRRGADLEMGVEVTLLEAATGAVKEFLVPRLDSCAACAGTGAKAGTSPETCSRCGGRGQVESRQQTPFGRFVSLNTCPSCNGTGKIIREKCPDCAGLGRVRKQHKVEVKIPPGVDTGTRLRIGGEGEPGVNGGPFGDLYLAVTVQDHPDFKREGGDLHTRVAVTFPQAALGCTVKIPTLYGEEEQLDIPAGTQPGKVFTVRGEGVPRLRGPRGKGDLFAHVMVDVPTKLSDKERALLEELAREMKVEVEDTGGFGKFFRNLFDG, encoded by the coding sequence ATGAACGGCGGAGGCACGGAAGACCTCTATAAAGTGCTCGGAGTTCCTCGCGACGCCTCCGCAGCGGACATCAAGAAGGCCTACAGGCAGCTGGTGCGCAAGTACCACCCGGACGCGAACCCTGGCGACAAGGAGGCCGAGGAGCGCTTCAAGAGGATAAACCAGGCGTACGAAGTGCTGAGCGACTCGAACAAGCGCAGCCAATACGACCAGTTCGGAACGGTCGGCGACATGCCCGGCGGAGGCAGCCCGTTCGAGGGCTTCAGCGGCATGGGGGACATCTTCGGCGACATATTCGACAGTGTCTTCGGCGGACTTGGGGGGCGCAGGAGGCCCTCGCCGGACGCCCCGCGCAGGGGGGCCGACCTTGAGATGGGCGTGGAGGTAACACTGCTGGAGGCCGCCACCGGGGCGGTTAAGGAGTTCCTGGTGCCGCGCCTCGACTCCTGCGCCGCCTGCGCGGGGACCGGGGCAAAGGCCGGCACATCGCCTGAGACCTGCTCCAGGTGCGGGGGCCGCGGCCAGGTGGAGAGCCGTCAGCAGACCCCGTTCGGACGCTTCGTGTCGCTCAACACCTGCCCGTCGTGCAACGGAACGGGAAAGATCATCAGGGAGAAGTGCCCCGACTGCGCCGGCCTCGGCAGGGTCAGAAAGCAGCACAAGGTCGAGGTAAAAATACCGCCAGGGGTGGACACTGGTACAAGGCTCCGCATCGGCGGGGAGGGGGAGCCGGGGGTCAACGGAGGCCCGTTCGGCGACCTCTATCTGGCCGTCACCGTGCAGGACCACCCGGACTTCAAGAGAGAAGGGGGCGACCTCCACACGAGGGTGGCCGTCACCTTCCCGCAGGCCGCCCTTGGCTGCACAGTCAAGATCCCTACCCTGTACGGGGAGGAGGAACAGCTGGACATCCCAGCGGGTACTCAGCCGGGCAAGGTCTTCACCGTACGTGGAGAGGGAGTCCCGCGACTTCGCGGCCCCAGGGGAAAGGGCGACCTCTTCGCTCATGTGATGGTCGATGTGCCCACCAAGCTTTCGGACAAAGAGCGCGCTCTTCTGGAGGAGCTCGCTCGCGAGATGAAGGTG